The genomic interval GGCTGCTCTCACTCCTGATCGGCGTCCTGTTCGCCGCCAAGCCGGGTGCGGGCGCGGTCAGCATCGCCGTCGTACTGGGCGTCACGGCGCTGATCTGGGGCGTGGTCCTGATCGGGGTCGGGTTCTCGGTGCGACGGAGCCTGACCGGCCCGGCTCAGGCCAGCCCTTCGCCGGCCTGACAACCGCAGGACGCGCTGGGGATCAGCGCGTAGTCGAGGACGTGCCGCGCGGCCTGGGTGCTGGAGCGATCCAGCAACAGTTCGACCGCGCGGCGTGCGGTCTCCTCGATCGGCTGCCGGACGCTGGCCAGCGGCGGGATCGTCACCGTGCACTCACTGGTGCCGTCGAACCCCATCACCGCAACGTCTTCCGGCACCCGCAGCCCGGCCTCCCAGGCCGCGAACAGCACGCCGAACGCCTGCTCGTCGGTCGAGCAGTAGATCGCCCGCGGCGGCCGCTTCTGCTTGAACCACGGCTGTACGGCGTCCCGCGCGGCGAACCGCGACACCGGGCTGGCGACGTACCGCGCCGACGCCCGCGAGTGCTTGTCCAGCGCCCGCTCGATCCCGCTGCGATGTTCCGACGTACCGGGTGAGTCTTCCGGGCCGGTGACGACGCCGAGGGTGCGGTAGCCGTGCGACAACAGGTGATCCGTCGACGCTTCGGCGGCCGCGACGTAGTCGATGGACAGCGTCGACACCGTCACGCCGTCGGGCACGGGGTGCAGGGCGACGACCGGTACGCCGGCCGCTGCGAACCGCTGGATCGCCGGCTCCACCAGCAACGAGACGAGTACGACGCCGTCGACCTTGCGCTCGATGAACGACCCGATGTGCGCCGACTCCTGCTCCGGATCGCCGGCCGAGTCACCGATCAGCAGCAGGTGATCGTGCTGCCGGGCGAAGTTCTCCAGGTGCTCGGCGAGCGTGGCGAAGTACGGGTTACGGATCTGCGGGATCAGCAGGCCGAGCGAGTACGTGCGCCCCGCGCTCAGCGCACGGGCAAGGATGTTGGGCCGGTAGTCCAGCTCCGCCGCCGCCTCCAGCACGCGTCGGCGCGTCTCCGCCGACACCGGCCGGGGACCGTTGTTGAAGACATAGCTGACGACCGCGGTGGACGTGCCGGCGCGCTCGGCGACATCACGCGCGGTCGCCATCGATCTCCCCATGAGGTGCAGGGTATGCCTGCCCCGCAGCCACGATCCGGGTCGTGATCTCCTCGGCCACCTGCTCGGCGTCGACCTCGGTGACGACCCGCACCGAGCCGGCCGGGTCCGGTGCGAACGTACTGCGCCCCGCGCCGTCGCCACCGACCTCGATCGTCACCCGCCCGGCCTCGGAGAACCTGAACAACTCCGGCCGGCTGAGCGCGAGAACGGCGACCGGGTCATGCGGCACGTTCCAGGTCTCGCTCCAGTACGCCCACCACTGCTCGATGTCCGCACCGAGCGCCGCACCCAACGGCCCCGCAGCCCGGATCCGCTCCAGGCGCGACGCTTCGATCGTCACCTGCTGCGTGATCTCCAGCCCGGTGATCGTCGTCGGAATGCCCGCGGTCAGCACGACCTGCGCAGCGACGTCGTCGGACTTGAAGTTGTGCTCCGACTTCTCGTCGCCGAACGAGCCGCCCATCACCCACAGATGCCGGATCCACCCGGCCGCCTGCGGCTCGAGCCGCAAAGCCTGCGCCACGTTGGTCAGCGGTCCGATCGCGGCGACGTCGAGCTCACCAGGTTGCTCGCGTAGCCGTGCCACCAGTCGCTGCGGCGCGCTGTCCGCACTGACGGTCTCCCGCTCCAGGTCGTCGTGCAGCGTGCCCTCGTGTCCGGCCCACCAGACCTTGCGTCCCGACAGCGGCTCCACCACACCTGGTACGACGACCAGGTCGCGGCCCGCGAGCGCGGCGTACCGGCGCGCGAGCTGAGCGCGCAGCCGGGTGTCGCCGTACACCGTGTGGACCTCGACCAGGTCGAGGTCCGGGCTGCCCATCAGCTGGGCCAGCGCCATGGCGTCGTCGACGTCGGAGCCGATATCGGTGTCGAGGATGAGCTGGTGCATGGTCTCCCTATTTCAGGCCCGTGCTGGACACGGACTGGACGAAGCACCGCTGGAAGCCGGCGATGACCACCAGCGGGATGACGGTGAGTACGACGGCGCCCGCGAACACGAGACCGTAGTCGGTGAAGTTCTGACCTTGCAGGTTCGACAGGGCCACCGGGCCGAGGATGTGCTTGGCGTCGGTGCCGATCAGCAGCGGCCAGACGTACGACTGCCACTGGAAGAGGAACAGCATCAGGCCGGCGCCGATCAGCGCGGGCCGGGACAGCGGCAGGTAGATCCAGCGGAAGACGCCGAACCAGCCCAGCCCGTCCAGCCGGCCCGCCTCGACCAGTTCGGCCGGGATGCCGAGGAAGAACTGCCGGAGCAGGAAGATCGCCATCCCGTTGCCGATGCCCGGCAGGATCAGGCCGGTGAAGGTGTTGGTCAGGTGCCAGTCGCGGAACATCGTCGACAGCGGGATCGCGATCGCGTCGAACGGCACCAGGAAGCTGAGTACGACGATGCCGAACACCAGCCCGCGACCGCGGTACTCGAAGGCGGCCAGCCCGAACGCCGCCGACGCGCAGACCGCGAGACCGAGGACGACGGTGGCCGCGCTGACCAGGATCGAGTTGAGCGTCGCACGGCCGACGTCGCTGCCGATCAGGGCCGAGTAGTTGTGCAACGTCGGCTTCAGCTCGAAGAACGTCTGCCACGACAACGTCAGATGTGCGAACGTCTCCGAGCCTGGCCGCAGCGAATTGGTCAGCACCCACAGCAACGGCAGGAAGAACAGGATGCCGATGACTCCGCCGAGCGCTGACAAGCTGAGTCGCTTCACTGGTCACCTCGCAGCAGCCGGAACTGCCCGGCCACGATCGCGAGCGTCAGCGCGACCAGGATGACGACCTCGGCCTGCGCGACGTGGATGTCGCCGATCGCGTACGCGCGGCTGTACACGTCGTACATCAAGAGGTTGCTGTTGCCGTTCGGACCGCCCTTGGTGAGGATCTGGACCGGCGCGAACACGAGCAGGTTGGAGACGGTGTCGGCGACCAGTACGAACGCCAGCGGCCGGCGTACCAGCGGGAGGATCACCGACACCATCCGGCGCCACGCGCCCGCACCGTCGAGCAGTGCGGCTTCGCGGACCTCCACCGGGACCTCTTGGATGCCCGCGATCAGGAAGAGCATCCAGTACCCGACGCCGATCCAGGACAGCAGGACGATCAGCGACGGCAGCACCTGGCCGGACGACGTCAGGAACGGCTGCGCGGGCAGGCCGAGCCGCTCGAGCACGCCGTTCGCAAGGCCGTCCGGCCGGTAGATGACGCTCCAGATCACTGCCGACACCGCAGGCGGGGTGGCTATCGGCAGGATGACAAGGGTGCGCCAGAGCTTCGATCCGACTGCTCGCTGGGTGAAGAGCACCGCCAGCAGGAACGAGACGACCACCTGGATCGGGTTCACCAGGACGGTGAAGAGCAGCGTCACGCCGACCGACTGCCGGAAGTCCTTGTTCGACAGGAGGTCCGTGTAGTTGCCCAGCCCGGCGAACACCCGCCCGCCACGCAACAGACTCTCGGTGTAGAAGCTCTCGATCACTGCGGAGATCGCCGGGACGATCCGCAGTACCGCGAGACACACCAGCGCCGGTGCCAGGAAGGCGAGGGCGATCAGCCCTTGCCTCTGTTTCATTTGATGGACTTCCAGGCGTCGGTCAGCTGGCGGGTCGCCTCCTGCAGCCGCGTGTCGGGGTTGGTGCCGTTGCGGATGTCGGCGAACGTCTTGCCCATGACTTCCTCGAACTGGATGTACCCGACACTCACCGGCCGCGACACCGCCGTGTGCTCACTCTCGTACGTCGTGATCGCGGCGGCGCCGGCAGTCTTGGCACCGGAGAAGGCGTCCATCGTCGGGGTGTACTGCTTCTGCGCCTCGACGTTGGCCGGGATGATCGTCGTCGTACTCGTGGTGGCCAGGTTGCCGGCCGGATCGAGCGTCGCGAACTCGAGGAACTTGCGGGCCATCGCCTGCTGTTTCGACGCCGGGTTGATGCCGAGCGACCACGACCCGGTCGGCGTGACCGGCTTGCCGCCCTGGAAGTACGGCAGCGGTGCGACGCCCCAGTCGATCTTGGAGCTGCCGAAGATCTTCAGGTCCCACGGACCGCCGACGAAGAACGCCACGTCGCCGGCTGCGAACACCGGTCCGGTCTGGAAGCCGCCGATGCCGCGCGGGGACAGTCCGCTCGCGAACGTCGCGCCGTACCACTGCATGGCCTTCTTCCAGCCGTCGGTCTCGACCGCCGGGGTGAGCGCGTCGTCGCCTTCGATCCCGGAGCCGCCGCCGAGCGACTCGGCCAGCGGCTGCAGCTGGTAGTACGCCTCCGGCTGCTCCATGAACAGGCCGTACTTCGTGCCGCCCGACTGCATCGCCTTGCGGCCGGCGGCCTCGACCTGCTCCCAGGTCCAGCGCTGCTGCGGGTCCGCGGTCGGCGGCGTCACCTTCGCCTTCGCGAGCGCGGTCTTGTTGTAGAAGAGGAACTGGGTCGAGTTCCACATCGGCAACGACCACAGCTTGTCGCGGAAGTGGTTGGTCTTGTACGCCGCGGCGCTGAAGCCCGTCTTCACCTGTCCGTCGAGGTCGCTCAGGTCGACGAGGAAACCCTTGGCGGCCAGCTGCGAGACCCGCGGCTCGTCGACGGTGTAGACGTCGACGCCGGTGTCCTTCGCGCTCAGCCGCTGCTGCATGGTCGCGTTGAACTGGTCGAACGGGATCTGGGTGTAGGCGACCTTGATGCCCGGGTTCTTCGCCTCGAAGGCCTTGATGACGGGCTGGTAGGTCTCGGCGTTGTCGGTGCCGGTGAACGTGATGGTCCCGGTCGCCGGACCGGAGTCGGCCGCGGCCGGGGCACCCGACGAGGCGGACGAGCCGCCGCAGCCGGCGACGAGCAGTGCGGCCGCGACGACGGCGGCGGGAACGGCGAAGAGGTTCCGCTGCACGGCGATCCCCTTTCAGCATCCAGAGGTGGTCTAACCGCTTAGACTCTAAGCGGTTAGACCTGCAGGTGTCCAGCACCTTCGACGAGGCCGGCCGGGAATGCACGAAGGCCCCCGTCCGCGAGGACGGGGGCCTTGTTCTCTGGTAGCCCCGACGGGATTCGAACCCGCGCTACCGCCTTGAGAGGGCGGCGTGCTAGGCCGCTACACAACGGGGCCAGAGTGTTGTCGGCCGAGCCTCTCGGCT from Kribbella sp. NBC_00709 carries:
- a CDS encoding ABC transporter substrate-binding protein, producing MQRNLFAVPAAVVAAALLVAGCGGSSASSGAPAAADSGPATGTITFTGTDNAETYQPVIKAFEAKNPGIKVAYTQIPFDQFNATMQQRLSAKDTGVDVYTVDEPRVSQLAAKGFLVDLSDLDGQVKTGFSAAAYKTNHFRDKLWSLPMWNSTQFLFYNKTALAKAKVTPPTADPQQRWTWEQVEAAGRKAMQSGGTKYGLFMEQPEAYYQLQPLAESLGGGSGIEGDDALTPAVETDGWKKAMQWYGATFASGLSPRGIGGFQTGPVFAAGDVAFFVGGPWDLKIFGSSKIDWGVAPLPYFQGGKPVTPTGSWSLGINPASKQQAMARKFLEFATLDPAGNLATTSTTTIIPANVEAQKQYTPTMDAFSGAKTAGAAAITTYESEHTAVSRPVSVGYIQFEEVMGKTFADIRNGTNPDTRLQEATRQLTDAWKSIK
- a CDS encoding nucleoside hydrolase, with amino-acid sequence MHQLILDTDIGSDVDDAMALAQLMGSPDLDLVEVHTVYGDTRLRAQLARRYAALAGRDLVVVPGVVEPLSGRKVWWAGHEGTLHDDLERETVSADSAPQRLVARLREQPGELDVAAIGPLTNVAQALRLEPQAAGWIRHLWVMGGSFGDEKSEHNFKSDDVAAQVVLTAGIPTTITGLEITQQVTIEASRLERIRAAGPLGAALGADIEQWWAYWSETWNVPHDPVAVLALSRPELFRFSEAGRVTIEVGGDGAGRSTFAPDPAGSVRVVTEVDAEQVAEEITTRIVAAGQAYPAPHGEIDGDRA
- a CDS encoding carbohydrate ABC transporter permease; its protein translation is MKQRQGLIALAFLAPALVCLAVLRIVPAISAVIESFYTESLLRGGRVFAGLGNYTDLLSNKDFRQSVGVTLLFTVLVNPIQVVVSFLLAVLFTQRAVGSKLWRTLVILPIATPPAVSAVIWSVIYRPDGLANGVLERLGLPAQPFLTSSGQVLPSLIVLLSWIGVGYWMLFLIAGIQEVPVEVREAALLDGAGAWRRMVSVILPLVRRPLAFVLVADTVSNLLVFAPVQILTKGGPNGNSNLLMYDVYSRAYAIGDIHVAQAEVVILVALTLAIVAGQFRLLRGDQ
- a CDS encoding LacI family DNA-binding transcriptional regulator; the protein is MGRSMATARDVAERAGTSTAVVSYVFNNGPRPVSAETRRRVLEAAAELDYRPNILARALSAGRTYSLGLLIPQIRNPYFATLAEHLENFARQHDHLLLIGDSAGDPEQESAHIGSFIERKVDGVVLVSLLVEPAIQRFAAAGVPVVALHPVPDGVTVSTLSIDYVAAAEASTDHLLSHGYRTLGVVTGPEDSPGTSEHRSGIERALDKHSRASARYVASPVSRFAARDAVQPWFKQKRPPRAIYCSTDEQAFGVLFAAWEAGLRVPEDVAVMGFDGTSECTVTIPPLASVRQPIEETARRAVELLLDRSSTQAARHVLDYALIPSASCGCQAGEGLA
- a CDS encoding carbohydrate ABC transporter permease; the encoded protein is MKRLSLSALGGVIGILFFLPLLWVLTNSLRPGSETFAHLTLSWQTFFELKPTLHNYSALIGSDVGRATLNSILVSAATVVLGLAVCASAAFGLAAFEYRGRGLVFGIVVLSFLVPFDAIAIPLSTMFRDWHLTNTFTGLILPGIGNGMAIFLLRQFFLGIPAELVEAGRLDGLGWFGVFRWIYLPLSRPALIGAGLMLFLFQWQSYVWPLLIGTDAKHILGPVALSNLQGQNFTDYGLVFAGAVVLTVIPLVVIAGFQRCFVQSVSSTGLK